In the Paenibacillus sp. FSL H7-0357 genome, one interval contains:
- the cysT gene encoding sulfate ABC transporter permease subunit CysT gives MNVTTTAAVRRKVLPGFGLTMGYSVLYLSLVVLLPLSALLFNSTGLSWAKFWDVATDPRVLASYRVSLSTAAAAALTNAFLGLLLAWVLVRYEFPGKRVFDALIDLPFALPTAVAGVSLTALYSQNGWIGSLLEPLGLKVAFTPLGITLALMFIGIPFVVRTVQPVLEDLDRDMEEAAATLGAGRWRTFLRIVLPELFPALLTGFALAFARGIGEYGSVVFISGNMPMRTEIAPLLIMTKLEQFDYAGATAVALLLLLISFLMLFVINLLQRWARKSSR, from the coding sequence ATGAATGTCACTACTACGGCTGCGGTGCGGCGTAAGGTGCTGCCCGGCTTCGGGCTTACGATGGGCTACAGTGTACTGTATTTGAGTCTCGTTGTCCTGCTGCCGCTTTCGGCGCTGCTCTTCAACTCCACCGGGCTCAGCTGGGCTAAATTCTGGGATGTAGCCACAGACCCGCGCGTCCTGGCTTCCTACCGGGTCAGCTTGAGCACTGCGGCAGCGGCAGCTTTGACGAATGCTTTTCTGGGACTGCTGCTGGCATGGGTGCTGGTACGCTATGAGTTTCCGGGAAAAAGAGTATTCGACGCCCTGATCGATCTCCCGTTTGCACTGCCGACAGCCGTAGCGGGTGTCTCGTTGACAGCACTTTACTCACAGAATGGCTGGATCGGCTCCCTGCTGGAGCCGCTCGGCCTGAAGGTTGCCTTCACGCCGCTGGGCATCACGCTTGCGCTGATGTTTATCGGCATTCCGTTTGTTGTCCGCACCGTACAGCCCGTGCTGGAGGATCTGGACAGAGACATGGAAGAAGCCGCCGCGACGCTGGGGGCAGGCCGCTGGCGGACCTTTCTGCGGATTGTGCTGCCGGAGCTGTTCCCTGCGCTGCTCACCGGCTTTGCACTGGCTTTTGCCCGGGGGATCGGAGAATACGGGTCCGTGGTATTCATCTCCGGCAACATGCCGATGAGAACGGAGATTGCCCCGCTGCTCATTATGACCAAGCTGGAGCAATTCGATTATGCCGGAGCCACAGCGGTGGCGCTTCTTCTCCTGCTGATCTCCTTCCTGATGCTGTTCGTGATTAACCTGCTGCAGCGCTGGGCCCGCAAAAGCTCACGGTAA